The window ATCCAGATAGAGGACGCGACCCGATCCGCGGGCCACCGTGTTTCCGGGCGTGACGATGCCGACGAGATTGAGCGGATCGGCACCGGACAACGACACGAGCTCCAGGGATGTCGCGCGGCGGCGCACCTCGCGCAGGAGTCCGACCGCCTCGGGGAGCGCGAACTGCTCCCCCGAGGCCAGGGCGACGAAGCGCCCGCCGCGCAGCTCGCCGCGCGCCTCGCGGCGGCGGTAGACCGCCACCAGCTCGCGCCACGGCGGCAGCCAGGGCTCGCGCGTACAGAGGCGCCGGAACACCACCCCGTAGCGGTGGAGCAACACGCGCGCCGCGAATTCGGCGCT is drawn from Pseudomonadota bacterium and contains these coding sequences:
- a CDS encoding ATP-dependent DNA helicase, with product AAAGRWSLTGTPRASAALPGAEAGGTGGGVEIEGGAIDNSAEFAARVLLHRYGVVFRRLCTREPWLPPWRELVAVYRRREARGELRGGRFVALASGEQFALPEAVGLLREVRRRATSLELVSLSGADPLNLVGIVTPGNTVARGSGRVLYLDGVPIASQSGREVHMSENLDRRAAWEARKALLRRGVGASRLSVAEDGATTA